In Winkia neuii, a genomic segment contains:
- a CDS encoding HisA/HisF-related TIM barrel protein has translation MLDILPAVDVEAGQAVRLSRGSVDKENQYGSPKEVAEQFIAAGTGWIHLVDLDAAFGRGSNAPLLAQIAGELDVKIQMSGGIADESSIRRALSVGATRVNLSTVVLEDLEWTKQIIRSYGPRVAVGLDVHGHTLAARGTKRQGGDVFEVIDFLNEAGCARYVVTDVSRDGMMSGPNLPLLEEVAARTDAAIVSSGGISSIEDIKAIAALGSVEGLIVGKALYQGAFTLEQALAAAREVA, from the coding sequence ATGCTAGATATTCTTCCCGCAGTTGATGTTGAGGCGGGGCAGGCGGTGCGCCTGTCGCGGGGGAGCGTTGACAAGGAGAATCAGTACGGTTCACCAAAAGAGGTGGCAGAACAGTTCATTGCTGCCGGTACTGGGTGGATCCATTTAGTTGATTTGGATGCTGCGTTTGGTCGCGGCTCCAATGCGCCGCTGCTGGCGCAGATAGCTGGCGAATTGGATGTAAAAATCCAGATGTCTGGCGGCATTGCCGACGAATCCTCAATTCGACGGGCTCTGTCCGTGGGGGCAACTCGCGTAAACCTGTCGACCGTGGTGCTAGAAGACTTGGAATGGACCAAGCAGATAATCCGCTCTTACGGTCCGCGGGTAGCGGTGGGCCTGGATGTGCACGGGCACACTCTTGCTGCCAGGGGCACGAAGCGCCAGGGCGGGGATGTATTTGAGGTTATTGATTTCTTGAACGAAGCCGGCTGCGCCCGCTACGTGGTGACCGATGTCTCCCGCGACGGCATGATGTCCGGCCCGAATCTTCCGTTGCTGGAAGAGGTAGCTGCCCGCACTGACGCGGCCATTGTCTCTTCCGGCGGCATCTCCTCGATAGAGGATATAAAGGCCATTGCTGCACTGGGCAGCGTCGAGGGATTGATTGTAGGCAAGGCACTTTATCAGGGTGCATTTACGCTGGAACAGGCGCTCGCTGCCGCGCGGGAGGTTGCCTAG